A segment of the Bacillota bacterium genome:
CTCGGCAGTTTCGTAAGCACCAAGAATTCCCGTTTCCAGATAATGCCTTGCAATCATTTTTTCTCTGTCCATAGGTATCCTTTCTCCCTTACGGGGTTACATTATCAAGTTCATTTCCTGCTCTTGCTCGCTCTGAAGCTTGTGCCCCTGCGCCAGCTTTTTTAGGGCTTCACGCTGACGCTGCTTGCTGTCGGTGAAGACGTGAGGCTGGAGCGGAGGCGGTGCGTTCCCAATATTCTCGATGCTCTTGCCCAGCCGGACAGCGTCGGAAAGAACAGTTTCTGCCGGATACATCTGCGACAGCCAGCCCTCGGACGGCTCTGGAGTCTGTGGCGTAAAGCCATGCTCGGCGCGATAATCAAACAGCTTTTCAAGGTTTTCCTTGAGATAGGTGTCGTCATGCAGGCTCCGGTCACGGCATTTTTGTCCCTCTGGCGTGGTGTACAAGATGTATTTGTGCGCATCGTCCCAGCGCACCTCATAGCCCTCGTACTCCATATTGGCGATAAAATCTTTGCGGGTAACGGAGTATTCCAAGGCCTCGTCGATGGCCTTTATCAGCCGGAACTTCCAGCTCTTCCCGCGCTCGGCGGCACGGTATTCGCCTGGTGTCAGACGCTTTTTTCTTTTCTGATTTGTGTATGGCTCCAGCACAGAGAAGCCGTGCGCTCTGCAGATTTCATCGTTGACTTGCCGCTGCTCTTGTAATGAAGTGGGCGACAGGTGAAGCTTTTTCCCGTCCTTGAAGCTGACCGAATTGACGATGATATGCGAGTGAATGTTATCGGTATCGGTATGGGTAGCCACCACGCACTCGTAATTTGGGAATAGCTTTTCGGTCAGCTCTCGGGCTATCTCGTTGGCCTGCCACGGCGTGATGTTCTCCTTATCCGAGAAGGAATGGACAAAATGATAGAAGCAAACGTCAGATGTTTTTCTGAACATCTGCTTCGTCGCCATCATTTCGAGGTAGCTGGTATAAGGGGTGCAGTTGACGCCACTTTCGATTCGCACGCCATCATAGCGTACTTTTTTGTCCTGCAACACATAGGCCAGTGCTCCAAGCATCCTTCCGCAGGACTGCTTCTTTACTTTCACTCGTGTAAAAGTCGCCATCACCGCACCTCCAGAATTTTCTTGAGCGCCGAGAAAATATCGCCGTAGGCATTGGTGAGGCGGTCAATCTGTTCCGGGTAGACCCTGCCCATGTGAGCGAGAATTGTCAGTTGATTCAGGTTTCTTCCCTGGGCTTTCAGCTCCGGCACCAGCGCTTCCAACCCGTCTACGACATTGATTTCTTTATTCAGTGCCGAGGCTGTGAGATAATCGGTAACGGTCAGTTTGGCTCGTTTGGCGTTAATTTTTATCTTGTTCAGGTCAGCGGAACTGACCCGAAACGCATAGGTTTTATCCTTCTGTTTTTTCATATTGTACTCCTTTCGTCACTGGGGTGTGGGGCAGCGCCCCGCTTACAGCGACCGGCGTATAGCCGGACGCTTTGCTTGCCCCTCCCAAAGGGAGGGCTTCCGTATCCAAGCCCCCGTATACAGGGTCGACAGGGTCGATATTTGGGGTATTGGAGGTAGTCCCCGCTTTATCGGCACTGTCGTCACCGTCGGCACGGGTTAACTCAATGAGGCGTTTGCCGTTGCTTCGGCGGATGTCGAAAGTGATTCCCGCGTCCATAAGCGCGTCACGGTTTTGCAGGATGCGCTGGGATATCTTCTTCGGTGATATTTTCTTTCCACTCAGAGAACACAGCGCATCGGTCAGCTCCGTTGGAGTGCCGGTGAAGTGAGAGCCGGATTTCATAAAGTCAGAAAGAAGGAGATTTTAATTTTTCAAATCTTTGCACCGCGCTCCCGGCCAGGTTCCTGCCCTGCGGCCTTGCATGACCAGCACGGCGTTCTCATTTCATTGGCACGCTCGCCTGCATTTGCAGGGTCTTGGCATGTTTCCCCTGAAAGTATCCATTCCGGGCACGGTTATTCAATTTTTAATCTTTTTTTGCCCCGATTTCATTTTTACAAATGCCGTGGTAAAATGATACAGAGAATGCAAATAATTTATTTTTGAGAAAATTCATTATTTACAGGGGAGGGCAGCATGTTTCCGTATTTCAAGGTTTTCATCGACAATCAGTCGTTCATGAACATCCTCTGGTACTCAGATGAACATAAGCACGGCTTCCGGCGCAGCGGGCAGATCGGAGAAGGGCTGGTAAGCTTCTGCGAGCTTGATCTGACTGCCCTTGAAGAAAAAATAAAAGAGCTTGCCCGCGTACCGCTGACAAGCACGAATTATGACATGTTACGAAAGAGTATTTTTGACGCAGCGGAGCTACTGAAGGATAAGCATGACTATGCTTTTTTCTTTCTGGTGGGCGCGCTGAATAATATCCTGGCTACGCCGATTTATTTTAAGGATGATATTGAAACGCGGAGACTGGAGCAGCTGCAAAGCTGTTTTGCTATTCTGGAGGATGTGCCGACGCTGCAGGAGATATTTCAGTATGCCCTGCGCTTCTGCCTTGATAAGGACAATCTGTCTGACCGCTCGGCATCCGAAAGGCTGGTCGGCTTCTATTTTCAGTTTCCGGACTTGAACAAGTTTACCGTGCAGACGGGCTTCGCGGTGGCTCCGGTGAAAAAGGGTGCTTTGGATTACGAGAGGGTTGCGGAAATACACAGAGAAAACATTACGGACACCAGACAAACGCTGGAGGCCATCCACGAAGATCGCTCCAAGGTCAGTCTGCTGCCGTATTATCACATTCAGTCGCTGGATGAAATGCTGTTCCTTGAGTTTATGGAAATGCTCAAGCACGGCATCCAGGTGAAGCGGTGCGGATTATGCGGACGATACTTCGTACTGATTGACAAGCGCAAACGGGAGTATTGCGGAAGAGAATATTCAGAGGGAAAGACCTGTCAGGATGTCGGCCCTATGCTCCATTACGAACAGCGTCTCGAGACGGATACTTATCTGCAGAAATTCGAGACGGAGTACAATAAGATCTACTCCCGCTTTTACCGCGCCGACGGGAAGCTTGCTTCCGAGCGGTCCGGCAAGGATATGACGCGGGGGGAATTCCGGGCGTGGTCAAAGGCTGCGTCCAAAGCAAAAGCCGATTACCAAAAAAGATTGATAACCGGCGAAGAGATGTTGAGTATTGTACAGTCGGAGACTTAATCTCAATATTAACCTGACATTTTCTCCGATCAAGGAAATGGAGCATTTAAACCTGCTGTTTTGCCAGCGGTTCCTGATTGCTAAAGCAATTGGCCATTTTTCTTCAGGAGATGGCCAACCAGTTACTGCACTCGCTGACCTGCTGGGACAGGGAAACGTCGAAGCAAGTGTTTCAGTTGCTGTTGGATGAGGCGTTTAATTGATAATTTCTCGTTGCGGCACGTCGTTCATCGGACATCGGTGCAGAAGCCGGCTGAAAACGGTGTTGCTTCGATGTGAACGCCGTCATGGTATCCGGCAACCGGCATTACTCCCACTCCAACGGTTTCTAAGCCCGGCAGGACAGATTAAAAAGACAGGCGGTGTATCTGTTTGGCACCGCCTGTCTTTTTAATCCGGCTATTTTCTATTTTCGATTGACTCTTGTATATTTCTTTTATTTGCAATATGCAAATAAAAGTAGTATATTGATTGTATCATTACAGGATGAAGGAGATGGGCGTTATGCTTTATCTGACCGTGAAGGAGGCCGCGGAGAAATGGGGGCTGGGCACCCGGATTGTTACCTTATACTGCGTGGAAAACAAAATCGAGGGCGCTGTCAAACGGGGCAATCTGTGGCTGATACCGGAGCATGCCCGGCGGCCTGCCGATAAACGGCGCCGTGAGCAGCCGGCTCCCCAGCCCTCGCTTTCGGACGACCTTGCCCGCCTTCTGGCGGCCACCACCGTTCCCATGCCCATACATAACCCTGACGCTATTTTGGACACGGTGCGCGAGGAAAGGCTGTCGCTTCAATACGAGGCGGAGCTTTCTTATCTGCGGGGCGATTTTGCGCGGACAATGCGCTGTTATCAAAGGACTGACGGGGACGACGCAGCGCGGCTTCGCGCCTGCCCGGTAACGATTGCGGCGGCCATCAGCCTGGGGGATTACCGCGCATACATCGAGATAGACACTTATCTTAAAAAATGCGCGGAAGTCCACAGGGGCAGCGGTGCGGCAGCTTTTGCGGAGCAGGCCCTTGCTACCGCCGCCGTGAGCATCATTGCGCCGAACATGGCCCCAGACTGGCTGAAAGAAGGGGATTTCAGCGCCCTCGCTCCACAAGCAAAGCCGAATGCCCTCTATTTGCGCGCGAAGTATTTTCACTGTTTACATAAGTATGACGCCATGCTGGCCGTGGCGCAGACTGCCCTGACCCTGTCCGCACAGCCGCAGGGATTCACGACAACCGATATTTATCTGCGGGTGACCTGCGCCGTCGCCTGCCATTGTCTCGGACGCGACGACGAAGCCCGGCGCTGGCTGCTGGAAGCCATGCGTATTTGTCTGCCCCACGGCTTTATCACGCCCTTCGCGGAGGTCGTTACCGCGCTGGGAGGTCTGATGGAGCAGTGTCTGGAACGGGAGTTTCCCGCCTGCCGTGAGGCGGTTCTCGGACAATGGAATCGCACCTGGAAAAACTGGATCACTTTTCATAACCAATTTACGAAGGATAACATCACGCTTATGCTGACCTTGCGGGAATATCACCTCGCTTTGCTTGTGGCGAAGCGCGTCCCTTACGCCAAAATTGCCAGGCAGCACTGTATTTCCGTGGGCAGGCTCAAGAACATCATGCTGGAGATTTACGAAAAGCTATATATATCCGGCCGGGAGGAGCTTGTAAAATACATTATGTGAGCTGAAAAAACGTGACTTTTTGAGGGTGAAAAGTCACTCCCTAAAAAATGGATTTTCCCCTATGATAGTATTGAAAAACTATCATAGGGGTTTTTTATATCCCCGTTGCGAAAAGGAGCGTGAACGGATGCGCCCGGAGCAAAAGGAACCATATAAGGTGTACCGGGCGGGAGGCCGGGAGTTTCCCGTTTACCTTGAGTACGACGAGCAGCTTCAGGAGAGCTACCCGGCCTACCCCGACTTTGAGGAACGCCCGGAGTATACCGGCGAGGGCCGCCCCTTCGCCACGGCGGAGCAGGAGAGCTGCCCCCACTGCAAACCGAAGGCTCCGGGAGAACCGACACCCGGCGACTGCGGCGGCTGCGGCTGGTTTTACCGGGAGCAGACGCCCTGCGACCCCATCGGCGTCTGCATGTGCGAGGCGCTGCGGCGCAAACCTAAATCAGGTGAGGAGCAAAGAGAATGATATGGAAACAAAGGATGATTGTTTTATCATAGTCCAATACAAGGAGGTCATGAGAATATGAAGACGGCGCAAAAACGAGTCTTTAGCCTGCTGCTGTGCGTTATGCTTGCAATCACCATGCTGCCGGTGAATGTGTTGGCGGACAGCGGTTCAGCCGCACCCGCACAGCTTTCCGCTGCGACTGCAGGCGGTACTTCCGGCAATCCGGCCGGGCAGTCTTCCACCAATGCAAACGGCGGCACAATTGAGTTTGATAACCCGTTTGGGGACGTGAAGCCCGGCGACTGGTTCTTTGATGATGTGGGCTTTGTTTACACCAGCGGTCTGATGACCGGCACCGGAACGGAATCATCGCTGTTCAGTCCCGATATGCCCATGTCCCGGGCTATGCTGGTCACGGTTCTGTACCGTCTTGCGGGAAGCCCGGATGTCTCCGGTCTGCCCAACGCTTTTACCGATGTGCCGGAAGGCTCGTGGTACAGCAGCGCGGTGGCGTGGGCGGCGGCGAACGGTATAACCGGCGGCGTTGGCGGCAACCGCTTCGCACCGGACGATAATGTCACACGCGAACAGGCGGCGGCGATCCTTCTGAGATATGCGCGGCTGATCGGAAAGGGACCCGCCGGCGAAGCAACAGGCGGCTCTGATTTTGCCGACAAGGACAAAATCTCGGATTGGGCTTTGGAAGGAGCCATGTGGTGCAGCATGTTCGGCGTCATCACAGGCAAGCCTGGGGATAACGGCATGCTTTTTGACCCGCAGGGAAACGCCACACGCGCGGAGCTTGCGGCGATGCTGCATAGGTTTTCGGATAATGTGGTCAACAGCCCTGCCGATGAACAGCCTGCCATGCCTGCCACCGGCTCTTCCTCCGGCTCGGGCTCAGGCTCAGGCTCGGGTGATTCTCTGACAGTCTCCTTTGAAACCAACGGCGGCACCGCAATAGCTCCCGTTTCTGTGCCCCGGGGAGGCAAGCTTCCGGATGTGTCAATCCCCCTCAAGGACGACTGCACCTTCACGGGCTGGTATACCGACAGCAGTCTGACCCAACCCTTCTATTCCGACGCCCCCATCACGAAGAGCATGACTCTTTACGCATCTTATGCCGACAAGGACTATAACTATAAGGAATACGTCGATTCGGTCAAGTTTCTGCCGGACTGCGAAGATGATATAACATTCGAAATTTTGTCTCCGGAAACCATCGACAACGGCAATCTGGATAAGTACATAACAATTAAAGATAAGGTTAACGGAGATGAAATCCCTGACGTTACCGTAATGAGTCAGGGCGGAAACGTTTATGCCATTTCACCCAAGGCGCCCTACACTTACACTCCCGGCGACACCTATGAGCTTTCCCTGAAAGACGAAAGCTTAAGCTTCAACAATGAAAAAGAAGAAGTCCGCACCATGGCCTTCAGCATTAAAAAGCCCGAAACCTATGATGTTCAATTTAAGGATGGCATCGTATATCTTCTCTGGAGTCAGGTAAATGTAATCGACAGCGGTGTGTACAGTCTGCCGAAAGTTTTAGCCGACGACAAAGGGATCGCGGCCGGAACAACTATATGCTTAACTGACGAGCTTGATTCAAACGGCCAGGGAATTCTCAACGAAAACTCCAAGATCCGCAATGTGCTGAGCATTGTAAACACGGATTCAACAGACCCGCAGCGCGTCATGCTGTTTACCGAAGCCAGCAGCGTGGACGACGTTTATAAGCAGCTTGACGTTTATTTGAAGCAAAGCGTAGATCCGGAGAACATAGCCAGCTCCATAAACATCCAAAAGCTTGAGCAGGATCTGAAAACAAGCGAGGGCACGATGCGATTCACCAAGCTTCTGGCGGTGGCGCTCAATGAAAGCCAGACGGTGGCTGCCATGACTTCGTCCGCGGACGTGACCAGTTCGGCGGCGACACTCATGTCCAGTTCCTCCTCGCCATTTGCCGAGCCCACAGAAAACAATGATAAGCTTTCCATTACCGCCAATGCCCTGGTTTCCGGATTAACCGTCACCGCATCAATCGGCACGGCCAGAAATACCAATTTTCCCGGCGCGGTCGACAACAATTGGGTCGTGCTGACAATAAAATTCAACTACAATGCGACAATCAAGAAAGTCCAGGTGAAGGCCGACTTTACCTTCAAGGAGTTCATTACTCTTTCGACGGGAGCGAAGACCGGCCTGAATCTCACACAGGGAATCTATTTTGACGCCTGGATCGACGCTTACTCGCAGACGGATGTGGAATTCAACGTCCTTGTCAAGACAGTGGACGTAGACGAAGAGTACTTAGATATCACCGCTGAAATCCAGAAGCTTATCGACGGCTTTACGAAGGACAATTCCGATGTCCCCGAAATCATCAGGGAGGTTTTGGGCTCGAAAGGCGACTACATAGACCTGGTGGAGGTCAATATTTTCGAGCAGTCGCAGGATGTCAAGATGCCGGCGCCCGTTTTGCAGTTTAAAGAGAAGGGCGACTTTGTCGTCCGGCTGAATCTCGCGGTGGGACTGTCGGCCCAAAGCACCATCTTATCCGCCAGCCGCATAGGCATCAGGGGCGGCACGAGCCAGGACCTGGAAACGTACAGGTACGGGCTTGAAGGCGACGGCAGGCAAAGCCTCGACCTGTACTGCGCGGGCTATTTGGGAGTCAAGGCCGGCGTAAGGCTTACCGTAAGCGTCAATTTCTATGGCCTTGAATCCCTGGGTAGAGTCGGCTTCACGGGAGAAGTGGGCGCCTATATGGACCTGTATGGCTTTTTGCAGCTTCATTTGCTCAAAGCCGGAGCCGCCCCCGACATCAACATGAACGGCGGCGTCTACATGGAAGTAGGCATCTATTTGGAGCTGAAAATCTTTGCCGAGTCGGAGTTATTCAGCGTAAAGGCGGAGCTTTCCGTACTGGATAAGAAATTTCCTTTCTATACTCTGGGCAACCGGTATGTGCTGTACAGATTCAAGAACGCCGGCAAAACCGTGCTGATCAACCAGAACGACTACTATATCAGCAACAGCGGCCTGCTGGATTGCGAGATGCTCGACCTCACCACCGGGCAAGTGATCAAAGGCGACTATTCCAAGCTCAGTAAATTCTATTTCAAAATATCCAACCCGTGGATGATCGATTGGAATGATGAGAATCATATTCAGGTCCAGCCGCAATATTTTGGGAGAACATATTACGGCGTCCGTGTTCCGAAAGGCACCCAGCGGCTGGACGCCTCGGTGCAGGTTTATTATGGCGGAGACAACCTCTGCTTCAGCAGCCGGGAAAAGGGCTACACCTATAATGAGATCAAGCTCATATGGATCGACCCCAGCATTGACCCCAAAACGGTCAACCTGAACCCCGTGACGGCAACCTATGTGGTTAATCTGGACGGGGAAAAGACAACCGTGCAGACAAAGTCCCTGCTTGCGGGTACCGTCCCCGGTTCTATCGACCTGTCTTCCTGGCTCAAGGACGCGGCAATAACCGGGTATGAAAACGACTGGGATGCCGCCATTTGGCAGGATGCCACCTATACCATAAACATGACAAAACTGCAGATGCTTGTATCTTACATGTACATTCAAGACGGGCAGTGGCATTACGAGGTATATGCCGCCGAAAGCGGCGACACGCTGCCCGTCCCCTCAGGTTATCAGTCGCCGGGCCCGGGACGCACTTTTAAGCACTGGATAAGAAGGGATTACAGGTATATTGATAATGAGTACCCTACGACGCAATACCCGGTGCTGACGGCTGAATTTTTCAATTATTTACAGGAATGGTGGGAACATAAGAACTTTATCCATACCGGATACGACAAAACAAAGCCGGTCTATTCGTTTGCCGGCACGCTGGATGAGTGTCGTGAGAAGTTCGACGAGAACCAGAAAACCATGACCGTCCTGTTCAACAATGTGGCAGAGTATGACACTGTCCGGGTATACATCACGTTCAACTATCCCAGGATGCAATACACGGCTTATGGGCAGAATTTCGATGTAATGTATGTCAGTGAATCATTCTTATTCGATTACGGCAAGACTCCTTTGCCCCCGCGCCAAAAGAGCTATCCCGGGTGTACGATTTTAGGATGGAGCCACAGATACGTCGCCGCGGCGGATTACGCTTATGACGGGCTGCCCCCGGCTACACAGGATACCTATTACAATCTTATTGTCGAATTCAAGCAGCGCCGGATCATATTCAAAACGGATATGGGAACCTTTGCTGACGGCAGCGCCACAGCCGACTCCGGTATGATTCCATATCCGGATTATCTGAAGTATGTGGAGGACTTCCAGAATGCCAACAACGCCCTCACGATCCAACCGGTGCAAAAGGACGGCGTACTCTACAAATTCCATCACTGGGACGTGGACTACTCTCAAGACAAGCAGGGCATCCAGACCTGGAACGCGGTGTGGGTCGCCGCTTCCGGCCAGGAGTTCACCGCCACCTTCAACGCCGGAG
Coding sequences within it:
- a CDS encoding plasmid mobilization relaxosome protein MobC, whose protein sequence is MKKQKDKTYAFRVSSADLNKIKINAKRAKLTVTDYLTASALNKEINVVDGLEALVPELKAQGRNLNQLTILAHMGRVYPEQIDRLTNAYGDIFSALKKILEVR
- a CDS encoding relaxase/mobilization nuclease domain-containing protein → MATFTRVKVKKQSCGRMLGALAYVLQDKKVRYDGVRIESGVNCTPYTSYLEMMATKQMFRKTSDVCFYHFVHSFSDKENITPWQANEIARELTEKLFPNYECVVATHTDTDNIHSHIIVNSVSFKDGKKLHLSPTSLQEQRQVNDEICRAHGFSVLEPYTNQKRKKRLTPGEYRAAERGKSWKFRLIKAIDEALEYSVTRKDFIANMEYEGYEVRWDDAHKYILYTTPEGQKCRDRSLHDDTYLKENLEKLFDYRAEHGFTPQTPEPSEGWLSQMYPAETVLSDAVRLGKSIENIGNAPPPLQPHVFTDSKQRQREALKKLAQGHKLQSEQEQEMNLIM
- a CDS encoding S-layer homology domain-containing protein; this encodes MKTAQKRVFSLLLCVMLAITMLPVNVLADSGSAAPAQLSAATAGGTSGNPAGQSSTNANGGTIEFDNPFGDVKPGDWFFDDVGFVYTSGLMTGTGTESSLFSPDMPMSRAMLVTVLYRLAGSPDVSGLPNAFTDVPEGSWYSSAVAWAAANGITGGVGGNRFAPDDNVTREQAAAILLRYARLIGKGPAGEATGGSDFADKDKISDWALEGAMWCSMFGVITGKPGDNGMLFDPQGNATRAELAAMLHRFSDNVVNSPADEQPAMPATGSSSGSGSGSGSGDSLTVSFETNGGTAIAPVSVPRGGKLPDVSIPLKDDCTFTGWYTDSSLTQPFYSDAPITKSMTLYASYADKDYNYKEYVDSVKFLPDCEDDITFEILSPETIDNGNLDKYITIKDKVNGDEIPDVTVMSQGGNVYAISPKAPYTYTPGDTYELSLKDESLSFNNEKEEVRTMAFSIKKPETYDVQFKDGIVYLLWSQVNVIDSGVYSLPKVLADDKGIAAGTTICLTDELDSNGQGILNENSKIRNVLSIVNTDSTDPQRVMLFTEASSVDDVYKQLDVYLKQSVDPENIASSINIQKLEQDLKTSEGTMRFTKLLAVALNESQTVAAMTSSADVTSSAATLMSSSSSPFAEPTENNDKLSITANALVSGLTVTASIGTARNTNFPGAVDNNWVVLTIKFNYNATIKKVQVKADFTFKEFITLSTGAKTGLNLTQGIYFDAWIDAYSQTDVEFNVLVKTVDVDEEYLDITAEIQKLIDGFTKDNSDVPEIIREVLGSKGDYIDLVEVNIFEQSQDVKMPAPVLQFKEKGDFVVRLNLAVGLSAQSTILSASRIGIRGGTSQDLETYRYGLEGDGRQSLDLYCAGYLGVKAGVRLTVSVNFYGLESLGRVGFTGEVGAYMDLYGFLQLHLLKAGAAPDINMNGGVYMEVGIYLELKIFAESELFSVKAELSVLDKKFPFYTLGNRYVLYRFKNAGKTVLINQNDYYISNSGLLDCEMLDLTTGQVIKGDYSKLSKFYFKISNPWMIDWNDENHIQVQPQYFGRTYYGVRVPKGTQRLDASVQVYYGGDNLCFSSREKGYTYNEIKLIWIDPSIDPKTVNLNPVTATYVVNLDGEKTTVQTKSLLAGTVPGSIDLSSWLKDAAITGYENDWDAAIWQDATYTINMTKLQMLVSYMYIQDGQWHYEVYAAESGDTLPVPSGYQSPGPGRTFKHWIRRDYRYIDNEYPTTQYPVLTAEFFNYLQEWWEHKNFIHTGYDKTKPVYSFAGTLDECREKFDENQKTMTVLFNNVAEYDTVRVYITFNYPRMQYTAYGQNFDVMYVSESFLFDYGKTPLPPRQKSYPGCTILGWSHRYVAAADYAYDGLPPATQDTYYNLIVEFKQRRIIFKTDMGTFADGSATADSGMIPYPDYLKYVEDFQNANNALTIQPVQKDGVLYKFHHWDVDYSQDKQGIQTWNAVWVAASGQEFTATFNAGEGAAFPGGSTSVSLRVTYGTRLNLASYAPVKAADNQYTYTLTGWKDQDGNTYGLTDTVTVQKDMTYTAVYTPAERMYTVTVSAGSGEFPDGTNTKTFTGKYGEDTNISESISDPTPPGGNSDYHYEFDGWSEALPDKFTQDMTITAKYRQVENEYTVTFDAGSGSFEGGSTTITQTYHYGDVIVPPDDPTKAENEYFRYEFTGWFPTLTEGDTVTGNRTYTANYRSVPKGATLPESGITVTNGEVTEDISVGSISGYTYEMVETFDGTTVPVLTITGDGLTFSGTGSDVYVNIDGATNSVTFDNLNISVSKKYFDSINVEESSSPLTVNIEGNCSFEITLSSDEAQNVMRIERPTRFAGTDKTEDSLRIVTSGGKAIYASNNLTFDTLDLAIDAAGGEGIDMGSIYALSADVGEGEQSVCRFVYSDVAIASDGGGFMLGSIGIEIQNSVLGMNCDGPAGILGGFAVDASNVTIAAGQGLWIDGDAAFSGASQIKLTAEDGAAISAASGITVPDDYDLGGASIRLLTDSLTGDYYTFANEIEGVWTPASNVEINYP